The following coding sequences are from one Bombus terrestris chromosome 14, iyBomTerr1.2, whole genome shotgun sequence window:
- the LOC100648691 gene encoding sodium-dependent nutrient amino acid transporter 1 isoform X3 codes for MENIYLEGKGNDEKSKGEPDVQQVTSENSPSRVEWGGGLEFLMACIAASVGLGNVWRFPFTAYENGGGAFLIPYIIVLFFVGKPFYFLEGFLGQFTSKSCAKTWAMVPAMKGLGYGQAIAAFSIVTCYGGLMSLTLYYLVASFQSELPWSFCREEWKDQCIDTVSKDVNRSTRLLHNDDRTLRSSAELYFRKIVLNEYDSIEDGIGTPSWELCLGLFVTWATIFCILCRGVKSTGKAAYFLAIFPYFVMIALLVRAVTLEGAANGILFFITPDWNKLWQSSVWYAAITQCFFSLSICFGPILTYSSYNNFGHNIRRDVMIVTTLDTFTSLIAGCTIFGILGNLAHEMGTTDISKVVRGGTGLAFISYPEALSQFQVVPQLFAVLFFVMMFVLGIGSAVALSSAVFNILCDHFPNVKNWKLVLIVSIIGYIISLVYITPGGQWFITLVDYYGGTFVAIIVAVLEIATIFWIYGLSNFLNDAEFMLGSRPSFYWRLCWVVIAPLLMIFILICTIVTYESPTYDGVPFPDYAYGIGWFLLFLGVVAIVGCILQKLVQLRSSSLIETVKAAFRPSEEKWGPLDPKIRLEWKEFVAEKKFRHRGGCVEAFLK; via the exons ATGGAAAATATTTACTTGGAAGGAAAAGGGAATGATGAAAAATCGAAAGGAGAACCTGACGTGCAACAAGTAACATCGGAAAACAGTCCTTCT AGAGTAGAATGGGGAGGTGGTCTAGAATTTCTAATGGCTTGCATCGCTGCTTCCGTTGGTCTAGGAAATGTATGGAGATTTCCTTTCACTGCCTATGAAAACGGAGGTGGTGCATTTCTAATACCTTATATAATCGTGTTATTCTTTGTTGGCAAACCTTTTTACTTTTTGGAAGGATTCCTCGGTCAATTTACCAGCAAATCATGCGCGAAAACCTGGGCCATGGTACCGGCTATGAAAG GTTTGGGATACGGCCAGGCAATCGCAGCATTTTCCATTGTCACTTGCTACGGCGGTTTAATGAGTTTAACACTTTACTATCTGGTGGCTAGTTTTCAATCTGAACTACCTTGGTCTTTTTGCCGGGAAGAATGGAAGGATCAATGCATTGACACGGTTTCGAAGGACGTAAATAGGAGTACACGTTTGTTGCACAACGATGATAGAACTCTTCGCAGCTCTGCAGAACTATATTTTAG AAAAATTGTCCTGAACGAATATGACTCCATCGAAGATGGAATTGGAACACCCTCGTGGGAGCTCTGTCTGGGTCTTTTCGTAACCTGGGCAACAATTTTCTGTATCCTGTGTCGCGGAGTGAAAAGTACAGGGAAAGCAGCATATTTTCTTGCCATTTTTCCCTATTTCGTTATGATAGCTTTGCTAGTTAGAGCGGTAACACTGGAGGGCGCAGCCAATggaattcttttctttattactCCGGATTGGAACAAACTATGGCAATCAAGTGTTTGGTACGCTGCCATCACCCAATGTTTCTTTTCTCTGTCAATTTGTTTCGGTCCAATCCTCACGTATTCTTCTTATAACAACTTCGGACACAACATACGCAG AGACGTGATGATAGTAACGACATTGGACACCTTCACTAGCCTAATAGCAGGATGCACGATTTTCGGCATTCTTGGAAATCTAGCTCACGAAATGGGCACCACGGATATATCGAAAGTGGTCCGCGGTGGTACAGGACTGGCTTTCATCTCCTATCCCGAAGCACTGTCCCAGTTCCAGGTGGTCCCTCAACTTTTTGCCGTTTTGTTTTTCGTGATGATGTTTGTTCTTGGCATTGGAAGCGCCGTGGCCCTTTCCAGCGCCGTTTTTAACATCCTCTGCGATCATTTTCCGAACGTGAAAAACTGGAAGCTGGTGCTCATCGTTTCAATTATTGGATACATCATTAGTCTCGTCTATATCACCCCT GGTGGCCAATGGTTCATAACACTGGTGGATTATTATGGTGGCACATTCGTGGCGATCATCGTCGCTGTTTTGGAAATAGCAACGATATTCTGGATCTACGGTCTGTCGAATTTCCTCAATGATGCTGAGTTCATGCTCGGTTCAAGACCGTCATTTTACTGGAGACTTTGTTGGGTTGTGATCGCACCGCTATtgatgatctttattttgatctGCACGATCGTCACTTACGAATCACCCACTTACGACGGCGTACCATTTCCGGATTACGCTTATG GAATCGGCTGGTTTCTGCTATTTTTAGGAGTCGTCGCGATTGTTGGCTGCATTTTGCAGAAATTGGTGCAACTAAGATCATCATCATTGATCGAA ACTGTGAAAGCAGCGTTCAGGCCCAGCGAAGAGAAATGGGGACCTCTGGATCCTAAGATTCGACTAGAATGGAAGGAATTCGTAGCTGAAAAAAAGTTCCGGCATCGTGGCGGTTGTGTTGAAGCTTTTTTAAAGTAG
- the LOC125386322 gene encoding uncharacterized protein LOC125386322 has product MMINQWQSMMDNLSDIYYLVRLIIRQVSIYLRDVILYKVFWMATNDNFDSSDTKLRITLRNITTDVVAFSVICAVLFLLVVLASKYEKDENQLFTPVGIETVTVDHPQDPFCVSNTNSNTTNCSHACGDSILPRRRISKKNFSEEDIIRVHSCSEKRTIRIPKKSIFGLTMSQPQNCQSTQTTREIFHKNNKKWLIRRTRSGHIYGKYPV; this is encoded by the exons ATGATGATCAATCAGTGGCAATCGATGATGGACAACCTGAGTGACATTTATTATCTCGTGCGGTTGATAATCCGTCAAGTTTCCATATACTTACGA GATGTGATTCTCTATAAAGTCTTCTGGATGGCAACAAACGACAACTTCGATTCTTCGGATACGAAACTTCGTATCACATTGAGGAATATTACGACAGATGTCGTAGCTTTTTCAGTCATCTGTGCCGTTCTTTTTCTCCTCGTGGTTCTCGCGTCCAAGTATGAAAAGGATGAAAACCAACTTTTTACACCTGTGGGAATAGAAAC AGTCACAGTAGATCACCCACAGGATCCATTCTGCGTTTCAAACACGAATTCCAATACGACAAACTGTTCCCACGCTTGTGGCGATTCGATATTACCGCGCAGAcgaatttcaaagaaaaatttctCCGAGGAAGACATAATCAGGGTTCATTCCTGTAGCGAGAAAAGAACCATAAGGATTCCAAAGAAATCGATTTTTGGCCTAACCATGAGCCAACCACAAAATTGCCAAAGTACCCAAACCACTCGCGAAATATTCcataaaaacaacaaaaaatggTTGATTAGACGGACAAGAAGCGGCcatatttatggaaaatatcCTGTATAG
- the LOC100648691 gene encoding sodium-dependent nutrient amino acid transporter 1 isoform X2 translates to MSLIKKNGYANEAFQMENIYLEGKGNDEKSKGEPDVQQVTSENSPSRVEWGGGLEFLMACIAASVGLGNVWRFPFTAYENGGGAFLIPYIIVLFFVGKPFYFLEGFLGQFTSKSCAKTWAMVPAMKGLGYGQAIAAFSIVTCYGGLMSLTLYYLVASFQSELPWSFCREEWKDQCIDTVSKDVNRSTRLLHNDDRTLRSSAELYFRKIVLNEYDSIEDGIGTPSWELCLGLFVTWATIFCILCRGVKSTGKAAYFLAIFPYFVMIALLVRAVTLEGAANGILFFITPDWNKLWQSSVWYAAITQCFFSLSICFGPILTYSSYNNFGHNIRRDVMIVTTLDTFTSLIAGCTIFGILGNLAHEMGTTDISKVVRGGTGLAFISYPEALSQFQVVPQLFAVLFFVMMFVLGIGSAVALSSAVFNILCDHFPNVKNWKLVLIVSIIGYIISLVYITPGGQWFITLVDYYGGTFVAIIVAVLEIATIFWIYGLSNFLNDAEFMLGSRPSFYWRLCWVVIAPLLMIFILICTIVTYESPTYDGVPFPDYAYGIGWFLLFLGVVAIVGCILQKLVQLRSSSLIETVKAAFRPSEEKWGPLDPKIRLEWKEFVAEKKFRHRGGCVEAFLK, encoded by the exons ATGTCATTAATA AAGAAAAATGGCTATGCTAATGAGGCGTTCCAGATGGAAAATATTTACTTGGAAGGAAAAGGGAATGATGAAAAATCGAAAGGAGAACCTGACGTGCAACAAGTAACATCGGAAAACAGTCCTTCT AGAGTAGAATGGGGAGGTGGTCTAGAATTTCTAATGGCTTGCATCGCTGCTTCCGTTGGTCTAGGAAATGTATGGAGATTTCCTTTCACTGCCTATGAAAACGGAGGTGGTGCATTTCTAATACCTTATATAATCGTGTTATTCTTTGTTGGCAAACCTTTTTACTTTTTGGAAGGATTCCTCGGTCAATTTACCAGCAAATCATGCGCGAAAACCTGGGCCATGGTACCGGCTATGAAAG GTTTGGGATACGGCCAGGCAATCGCAGCATTTTCCATTGTCACTTGCTACGGCGGTTTAATGAGTTTAACACTTTACTATCTGGTGGCTAGTTTTCAATCTGAACTACCTTGGTCTTTTTGCCGGGAAGAATGGAAGGATCAATGCATTGACACGGTTTCGAAGGACGTAAATAGGAGTACACGTTTGTTGCACAACGATGATAGAACTCTTCGCAGCTCTGCAGAACTATATTTTAG AAAAATTGTCCTGAACGAATATGACTCCATCGAAGATGGAATTGGAACACCCTCGTGGGAGCTCTGTCTGGGTCTTTTCGTAACCTGGGCAACAATTTTCTGTATCCTGTGTCGCGGAGTGAAAAGTACAGGGAAAGCAGCATATTTTCTTGCCATTTTTCCCTATTTCGTTATGATAGCTTTGCTAGTTAGAGCGGTAACACTGGAGGGCGCAGCCAATggaattcttttctttattactCCGGATTGGAACAAACTATGGCAATCAAGTGTTTGGTACGCTGCCATCACCCAATGTTTCTTTTCTCTGTCAATTTGTTTCGGTCCAATCCTCACGTATTCTTCTTATAACAACTTCGGACACAACATACGCAG AGACGTGATGATAGTAACGACATTGGACACCTTCACTAGCCTAATAGCAGGATGCACGATTTTCGGCATTCTTGGAAATCTAGCTCACGAAATGGGCACCACGGATATATCGAAAGTGGTCCGCGGTGGTACAGGACTGGCTTTCATCTCCTATCCCGAAGCACTGTCCCAGTTCCAGGTGGTCCCTCAACTTTTTGCCGTTTTGTTTTTCGTGATGATGTTTGTTCTTGGCATTGGAAGCGCCGTGGCCCTTTCCAGCGCCGTTTTTAACATCCTCTGCGATCATTTTCCGAACGTGAAAAACTGGAAGCTGGTGCTCATCGTTTCAATTATTGGATACATCATTAGTCTCGTCTATATCACCCCT GGTGGCCAATGGTTCATAACACTGGTGGATTATTATGGTGGCACATTCGTGGCGATCATCGTCGCTGTTTTGGAAATAGCAACGATATTCTGGATCTACGGTCTGTCGAATTTCCTCAATGATGCTGAGTTCATGCTCGGTTCAAGACCGTCATTTTACTGGAGACTTTGTTGGGTTGTGATCGCACCGCTATtgatgatctttattttgatctGCACGATCGTCACTTACGAATCACCCACTTACGACGGCGTACCATTTCCGGATTACGCTTATG GAATCGGCTGGTTTCTGCTATTTTTAGGAGTCGTCGCGATTGTTGGCTGCATTTTGCAGAAATTGGTGCAACTAAGATCATCATCATTGATCGAA ACTGTGAAAGCAGCGTTCAGGCCCAGCGAAGAGAAATGGGGACCTCTGGATCCTAAGATTCGACTAGAATGGAAGGAATTCGTAGCTGAAAAAAAGTTCCGGCATCGTGGCGGTTGTGTTGAAGCTTTTTTAAAGTAG
- the LOC100652016 gene encoding intraflagellar transport protein 46 homolog has protein sequence MDIKDSSDEEEIHDISAFTKFDESIEVRNAEEIQSPVNRRPSSSRRPRQHPMNESRSAIGINSPREKFNFRRYSDHDNSFGKSMGIHSDPSDSEESDDDDIQGTSNAQPIEIYNPKDFEDLEVSTEMRELFQNIMRYTPQKIELNYKLIPFIPDYIPAVGDIDAFIKIPRPDGVEDKIGLTVLDEPCTNQSDPAVLHLQLRNHLRSGGGARQTVVKRIEDAEKNGKSIEKWIEDINQLHRSKHAPAVNLTKPMPDIDSLLQQWPPEVEDKLNEVELNFTQLDCELPELIDLICNLLDIPSEESMRLEALHMLFTLYLEVRNVRAQKY, from the exons ATGGATATCAAAGATAGCAGCGACGAAGAAGAGATACATGATATATCAGCGTTCACGAAATTCGACGAGAGTATCGAGGTACGAAACGCTGAGGAGATACAAAGTCCAGTGAATCGTAGGCCTTCCAGTTCGAGGAGACCCAGACAACATCCGATGAACGAGAGCCGAAGTGCTATAGGAATAAATTCACCTCgcgaaaaattcaatttccgaAG atACTCGGATCATGATAACAGCTTTGGGAAATCCATGGGAATCCATAGTGATCCATCAGACAGTGAAGAAAGCGATGATGATGATATTCAAGGAACGAGCAACGCTCAACCCATTGAAATTTATAATCCTAAGGATTTTGAGGATTTAGAGGTGTCTACTGAGATGAGGGAATTATTTCAGAACATAATGAG GTATACTCCGCAAAAGatcgaattaaattacaaaCTCATACCATTTATCCCCGATTACATCCCAGCAGTGGGTGACATAGACGCTTTCATTAAAATCCCACGACCAGACGGCGTAGAAGACAAAATCGGTTTAACAGTTTTGGACGAGCCTTGCACCAATCAATCTGATCCAGCTGTCCTTCATCTTCAACTTCGTAATCATTTACGAAGCGGAGGAGGAGCGAGACAAACGGTGGTTAAAAGAATCGAAGATGCAGAAAAAAATGGAAAGTCAATCGAGAAGTGGATCGAGGATATAAATCAGCTTCACAGAAGCAAACATGCTCCCGCAGTTAACTTAACGAAACCGATGCCAGACATTGACTCGTTGCTTCAACAATGGCCACCAGAAGTTGAGGACAAGCTTAACGAAGTTGAATTGAATTTCACGCAATTGGACTGTGAACTACCAGAACTTATCGATCTTATATGTAATCTTTTGGATATACCATCGGAAGAGAGCATGAGATTGGAGGCATTACATATGCTCTTCACGCTTTATTTAGAAGTTCGAAATGTCAGAGCGCAGAAATATTAA
- the LOC100648691 gene encoding sodium-dependent nutrient amino acid transporter 1 isoform X1: protein MKMEKIENGTYKKNGYANEAFQMENIYLEGKGNDEKSKGEPDVQQVTSENSPSRVEWGGGLEFLMACIAASVGLGNVWRFPFTAYENGGGAFLIPYIIVLFFVGKPFYFLEGFLGQFTSKSCAKTWAMVPAMKGLGYGQAIAAFSIVTCYGGLMSLTLYYLVASFQSELPWSFCREEWKDQCIDTVSKDVNRSTRLLHNDDRTLRSSAELYFRKIVLNEYDSIEDGIGTPSWELCLGLFVTWATIFCILCRGVKSTGKAAYFLAIFPYFVMIALLVRAVTLEGAANGILFFITPDWNKLWQSSVWYAAITQCFFSLSICFGPILTYSSYNNFGHNIRRDVMIVTTLDTFTSLIAGCTIFGILGNLAHEMGTTDISKVVRGGTGLAFISYPEALSQFQVVPQLFAVLFFVMMFVLGIGSAVALSSAVFNILCDHFPNVKNWKLVLIVSIIGYIISLVYITPGGQWFITLVDYYGGTFVAIIVAVLEIATIFWIYGLSNFLNDAEFMLGSRPSFYWRLCWVVIAPLLMIFILICTIVTYESPTYDGVPFPDYAYGIGWFLLFLGVVAIVGCILQKLVQLRSSSLIETVKAAFRPSEEKWGPLDPKIRLEWKEFVAEKKFRHRGGCVEAFLK, encoded by the exons ATGAAGATGGAGAAGATCGAAAATGGAACTTAT AAGAAAAATGGCTATGCTAATGAGGCGTTCCAGATGGAAAATATTTACTTGGAAGGAAAAGGGAATGATGAAAAATCGAAAGGAGAACCTGACGTGCAACAAGTAACATCGGAAAACAGTCCTTCT AGAGTAGAATGGGGAGGTGGTCTAGAATTTCTAATGGCTTGCATCGCTGCTTCCGTTGGTCTAGGAAATGTATGGAGATTTCCTTTCACTGCCTATGAAAACGGAGGTGGTGCATTTCTAATACCTTATATAATCGTGTTATTCTTTGTTGGCAAACCTTTTTACTTTTTGGAAGGATTCCTCGGTCAATTTACCAGCAAATCATGCGCGAAAACCTGGGCCATGGTACCGGCTATGAAAG GTTTGGGATACGGCCAGGCAATCGCAGCATTTTCCATTGTCACTTGCTACGGCGGTTTAATGAGTTTAACACTTTACTATCTGGTGGCTAGTTTTCAATCTGAACTACCTTGGTCTTTTTGCCGGGAAGAATGGAAGGATCAATGCATTGACACGGTTTCGAAGGACGTAAATAGGAGTACACGTTTGTTGCACAACGATGATAGAACTCTTCGCAGCTCTGCAGAACTATATTTTAG AAAAATTGTCCTGAACGAATATGACTCCATCGAAGATGGAATTGGAACACCCTCGTGGGAGCTCTGTCTGGGTCTTTTCGTAACCTGGGCAACAATTTTCTGTATCCTGTGTCGCGGAGTGAAAAGTACAGGGAAAGCAGCATATTTTCTTGCCATTTTTCCCTATTTCGTTATGATAGCTTTGCTAGTTAGAGCGGTAACACTGGAGGGCGCAGCCAATggaattcttttctttattactCCGGATTGGAACAAACTATGGCAATCAAGTGTTTGGTACGCTGCCATCACCCAATGTTTCTTTTCTCTGTCAATTTGTTTCGGTCCAATCCTCACGTATTCTTCTTATAACAACTTCGGACACAACATACGCAG AGACGTGATGATAGTAACGACATTGGACACCTTCACTAGCCTAATAGCAGGATGCACGATTTTCGGCATTCTTGGAAATCTAGCTCACGAAATGGGCACCACGGATATATCGAAAGTGGTCCGCGGTGGTACAGGACTGGCTTTCATCTCCTATCCCGAAGCACTGTCCCAGTTCCAGGTGGTCCCTCAACTTTTTGCCGTTTTGTTTTTCGTGATGATGTTTGTTCTTGGCATTGGAAGCGCCGTGGCCCTTTCCAGCGCCGTTTTTAACATCCTCTGCGATCATTTTCCGAACGTGAAAAACTGGAAGCTGGTGCTCATCGTTTCAATTATTGGATACATCATTAGTCTCGTCTATATCACCCCT GGTGGCCAATGGTTCATAACACTGGTGGATTATTATGGTGGCACATTCGTGGCGATCATCGTCGCTGTTTTGGAAATAGCAACGATATTCTGGATCTACGGTCTGTCGAATTTCCTCAATGATGCTGAGTTCATGCTCGGTTCAAGACCGTCATTTTACTGGAGACTTTGTTGGGTTGTGATCGCACCGCTATtgatgatctttattttgatctGCACGATCGTCACTTACGAATCACCCACTTACGACGGCGTACCATTTCCGGATTACGCTTATG GAATCGGCTGGTTTCTGCTATTTTTAGGAGTCGTCGCGATTGTTGGCTGCATTTTGCAGAAATTGGTGCAACTAAGATCATCATCATTGATCGAA ACTGTGAAAGCAGCGTTCAGGCCCAGCGAAGAGAAATGGGGACCTCTGGATCCTAAGATTCGACTAGAATGGAAGGAATTCGTAGCTGAAAAAAAGTTCCGGCATCGTGGCGGTTGTGTTGAAGCTTTTTTAAAGTAG